The genomic stretch ACCACCCAGCCGGCGTCGCCGGGGACGCGGGCCGAGGCCGAGGGGGCCGACGAGAACTGCTGGGCCACGGCCTGGAAGGGGGCGCCCTGGATGATCTGCTGCACCAGCTGGCGCGCGCCGTTCACGGCGGCTTCCTGGCCGCCGACGCGGGCGGCCTCGATGTAGATTTCGCCGATCAGATACTGGGGCTGGGCGGCCGCATCATTGAGGCGACGGACTTCCTGGTCGACCTGAAGCGTGCTGGGCCGGGCGCGGCTGTTGAAACGACCGGGCACCAGCTGGCCCCAGCCGATCTCGGTGCGCAGGCTCTCACGGAAGGCGCTGGGCCGGATGCCGCCCTGTTCGAGGAACTCCATATAGGCGGCAGGGGCGACCCCGGCCTGACGGGCCATCTGGGCGATTTCCTCGTCGATTTCCTGGTCGGAAATCTTGAGGGTCTCGAACTTTGTGATCTCCTGAGCCTTCAGGCGCTCTTCGATAAGACGGTTCAAGGCGGCCTGCTGGATCGCCGGCAGGTTCTGCTCGGTCGGCTGGACCTGCGAAGAGGCGATCAGCATCAGCATCTGCTGGCGCAGGTCGAAGCCGGTGATGATCTTGTCATTCACCGTGGCGACGATGCCGTCGGCCATTTCGAACTGAGGCGCAGGACGAGCGGCGGCGGGGCCGTCGCCTGCGGCAGGATTAGGCGCTCCGGCGGCAGGCGCCTGCTGAACGACCGGAGTGGACGCCGTTTGACCCTGGGCCGAACCGGCGAGGAGGGCCGCCGCGAGCGCAGCCCCCGTCGAATAACGCATCAAAC from Brevundimonas sp. SL130 encodes the following:
- a CDS encoding peptidylprolyl isomerase, giving the protein MGLMRYSTGAALAAALLAGSAQGQTASTPVVQQAPAAGAPNPAAGDGPAAARPAPQFEMADGIVATVNDKIITGFDLRQQMLMLIASSQVQPTEQNLPAIQQAALNRLIEERLKAQEITKFETLKISDQEIDEEIAQMARQAGVAPAAYMEFLEQGGIRPSAFRESLRTEIGWGQLVPGRFNSRARPSTLQVDQEVRRLNDAAAQPQYLIGEIYIEAARVGGQEAAVNGARQLVQQIIQGAPFQAVAQQFSSAPSASARVPGDAGWVVKGTVQPALQSIFDQLQPGQLSNPVPVDGGVYIIYMRDKRDGAATSLVSLKQLMVELPETASEADLAAATRTLDAMRQGLNCDNILSQSRATAGVIGSDLGESDVADLAPQFQQFARTGEIGSVSTPIRTPLGLHLVAVCGRRVGGPEAPNRQQVEGRLRSQNMAVLERRYLRDLRNDALIEFK